One Aegilops tauschii subsp. strangulata cultivar AL8/78 chromosome 7, Aet v6.0, whole genome shotgun sequence genomic window carries:
- the LOC109740107 gene encoding anthocyanidin 3-O-glucosyltransferase, whose product MVLPPPHIAVVAFPFSSHAAVLFSFARALAAAAPPGTSLSFLTTADNAAQLGKAGVLPVNLRLVVVPDGVPPGETAWLPPPRRMELFMEAAEAGGVRDGLEAARAAAGGARVSCVVGDAFVWMAAEAAAAAGAPWVAVWTAASCALLAHLRTDALRQDVGDQAASRADELLTAHAGLGGYRVRDLPDGVISGDFNYVISLLLHRLAQRVPKAATAVALNTFPGLDPPDLTAALAAELPNCLPLGPYHLLPGAEPTTDTNEAPADPHGCLAWLDRRPARSVAYVSFGTIASARPEELQELAAGLEASGAPFLWSLREESWPLLPPGFLERAPGLVVPWAPQVDVLRHAAVGAFVTHAGWASVLEGVSSGVPMACRPFFGDQRMNARSVASVWGFGTAFDGPMTRGGVANAVATLLRGEDGERMRAKAQELQAMVGKAFQPDGSCRKNFDEFVKIVCRV is encoded by the exons ATGGTGCTCCCGCCGCCGCACATCGCCGTGGTGGCCTTCCCCTTCAGCTCCCACGCGGCCGTGCTCTTCTCGTTCGCGcgcgccctcgccgccgccgcgccgcccgggaCGAGCCTCTCGTTCCTCACCACCGCCGACAACGCCGCCCAGCTCGGCAAGGCCGGCGTGCTCCCGGTGAACCTGCGCCTCGTCGTGGTCCCGGACGGTGTGCCTCCTGGCGAGACGGCGTGGCTGCCGCCCCCGCGCCGGATGGAGCTCTTCATGGAGGCGGCCGAGGCGGGCGGGGTCAGGGACGGGCTCGAGgcggcccgcgccgccgcgggcGGCGCCAGGGTGAGCTGCGTCGTCGGGGACGCGTTCGTGTGGATGGCCGCGGAGGCGGCCGCCGCTGCCGGCGCGCCGTGGGTGGCCGTCTGGACCGCCGCGTCCTGCGCCCTCCTCGCGCACCTCCGCACTGACGCGCTCCGCCAGGACGTCGGCGATCAGg CCGCGAGCCGAGCCGACGAGCTGCTGACCGCGCACGCCGGCCTCGGCGGCTACCGCGTCCGGGACCTCCCCGACGGTGTCATCTCCGGCGACTTCAACTACGTCATCAGCCTCCTGCTCCACCGCCTGGCGCAGCGCGTTCCTAAAGCGGCCACGGCCGTCGCCCTCAACACCTTCCCGGGCCTCGACCCGCCCGACCtcaccgccgccctcgccgccgagcTACCGAACTGCCTGCCCCTCGGCCCCTACCACCTCCTACCCGGCGCCGAGCCCACAACAGACACCAACGAAGCGCCGGCCGACCCGCACGGCTGCCTCGCCTGGCTTGACCGCCGCCCCGCGCGGTCCGTCGCGTACGTCAGCTTCGGCACGATCGCCTCGGCGCGGCCGGAGGAGCTGCAGGAGCTCGCGGCCGGGCTGGAGGCGAGCGGCGCGCCGTTCCTGTGGTCGCTGCGCGAGGAGTCGTGGCCGCTGCTCCCGCCGGGGTTCCTGGAGCGCGCGCCGGGCCTCGTGGTGCCGTGGGCGCCGCAGGTGGACGTGCTGCGGCACGCCGCGGTCGGCGCGTTCGTGACGCACGCCGGGTGGGCGTCGGTGCTGGAGGGCGTGTCCAGCGGCGTGCCCATGGCGTGCCGGCCCTTCTTCGGCGACCAGAGGATGAACGCGCGGTCGGTGGCCAGCGTGTGGGGCTTCGGCACGGCGTTCGACGGGCCGATGACGCGCGGCGGCGTGGCCAACGCGGTGGCGACCCTGCTGCGCGGGGAGGATGGGGAGCGGATGAGAGCCAAGGCGCAGGAGCTGCAGGCCATGGTGGGCAAGGCGTTCCAGCCCGACGGCAGCTGCAGGAAGAACTTCGACGAGTTCGTCAAGATAGTTTGTCGGGTGTGA